The following are encoded in a window of Oncorhynchus keta strain PuntledgeMale-10-30-2019 chromosome 10, Oket_V2, whole genome shotgun sequence genomic DNA:
- the LOC118388434 gene encoding interferon-induced GTP-binding protein Mx3: protein MNKTLNQHYEEKVRPCIDLIDSLRSLGVEKDLALPAIAVIGDQSSGKSSVLEALSGVALPRGSGIVTRCPLELKMKRKKEGEEWHGKISYQDHEEEIEDPSDLEKKIREAQDEMAGVGVGISDDLISLEIGSPDVPDLTLIDLPGIARVAVKGQPENIGEQIKRLIRKFIMKQETINLVVVPCNVDIATTEALQMAQEVDPQGGRTLGILTKPDLVDKGTEETVVDIVHNQVIHLTKGYMIVKCRGQKEIMERVSLTEATEREKAFFKEHAHLSTLYDEGHATIPKLAEKLTLELVHHIEKSLPRLEEQIEAKLAETHAELERYGTGPPEDSAERMYFLIDKVTAFTQDAINLSTGEELKSGVRLNVFSTLRQEFGKWKLHLDCSGENFNQRIEGEVADYEKTYRGRELPGFINYKTFEVMVKDQIKQLEEPAVKKLKEISDAVRKVFLLLAQSSFTGFPNLLKSAKTKIEAIKQVNESTAESMLRTQFKMEMIVYTQDSTYSHSLSERKREEEDDQPVPTHKIRSTIFSTDNHATLQEMMLHLKSYYRISSQRLADQIPMVIRYLVLQESASQLQREMLQMLQEKDNIEQLLKEDFDIGSKRAALQNKLKRLMKARSYLVEF from the exons ATGAATAAGACTCTAAACCAACATTATGAGGAGAAGGTGCGGCCCTGTATCGACCTTATCGACTCTCTACGCTCCCTTGGTGTGGAGAAGGACCTTGCGCTGCCAGCCATCGCCGTGATAGGGGACCAGAGTTCGGGAAAGAGCTCGGTGCTGGAGGCGTTGTCTGGGGTGGCTTTGCCAAGGGGGAGTG GTATTGTAACACGATGCCCTCTCGAGCTGAAGATGAAGAggaagaaagaaggagaagaatgGCATGGAAAAATCAGCTACCAAGACCATGAGGAGGAGATTGAGGACCCCTCTGATCTGGAGAAGAAAATTCGTGAAG CCCAGGATGAAATGGCAGGTGTGGGGGTGGGTATCAGTGATGACCTCATCAGCCTAGAGATTGGCTCCCCTGACGTCCCAGACCTCACACTCATCGACCTGCCAGGCATCGCCCGGGTAGCTGTCAAAGGTCAACCTGAGAACATTGGTGAACAG ATTAAGAGACTGATACGGAAATTCATCATGAAGCAAGAAACAATCAACTTGGTGGTTGTTCCATGCAACGTTGACATTGCAACCACAGAGGCTTTGCAGATGGCACAAGAGGTGGACCCTCAAGGTGGAAGGACATTAG GCATCCTGACCAAGCCTGACCTGGTAGACAAAGGCACAGAGGAGACGGTGGTGGACATAGTTCATAATCAGGTTATCCACCTGACTAAGGGCTACATGATAGTCAAGTGCAGGGGACAGAAAGAGATCATGGAGCGAGTCTCACTGACCGAggccacagagagggagaaggcttTCTTCAAAGAGCACGCTCATCTCAG CACACTTTATGATGAGGGCCATGCCACCATCCCTAAACTGGCAGAGAAATTAACTCTTGAACTGGTGCATCATATCGAG AAATCCCTGCCTCGTCTAGAAGAGCAGATTGAGGCAAAGCTGGCAGAGACACATGCCGAGCTGGAAAGATATGGTACCGGACCCCCTGAGGACTCGGCAGAAAGGATGTACTTCCTGATCGAT AAAGTGACTGCATTCACCCAGGATGCCATCAACCTGAGCACCGGGGAGGAGCTGAAAAGCGGAGTTCGTCTCAATGTCTTTTCCACACTCAGACAAGAGTTTGGGAAATGGAAGCTACACCTGGATTGCTCTGGAGAAAACT TTAACCAGAGGATCGAGGGAGAAGTGGCTGATTATGAGAAGACGTACCGTGGAAGGGAGCTCCCAGGGTTCATCAACTACAAGACCTTCGAGGTGATGGTGAAAGACCAGATCAAACAACTGGAGGAACCAGCAGTCAAGAAACTGAAGGAGATTTCAG ATGccgttaggaaggtgttcttactGCTGGCTCAGAGCAGCTTCACTGGATTTCCTAACCTCCTGAAATCAGCAAAG ACAAAGATTGAGGCCATTAAGCAGGTGAATGAGTCTACAGCTGAGTCCATGTTGAGGACTCAGTTCAAGATGGAGATGATAGTGTACACACAGGACAGCACCTACAGCCACAGTCTgagtgagaggaagagggaggaggaagacgaccAACCCGTACCAACCCATAAGATAAGGAGTACGATCTTTAGCACAGACAACCATGCCACCCTACAGGAGATGATGCTGCACCTCAAGTCCTATTACAGG ATATCCAGTCAGCGTCTGGCTGATCAGATTCCCATGGTGATCCGCTACCTTGTCCTGCAGGAGTCTGCTTCCCAGCTGCAGAGGGAGATGCTTCAGATGCTGCAGGAGAAGGACAACATCGAGCAGCTGCTGAAGGAGGACTTTGACATCGGCAGCAAGAGGGCTGCACTGCAGAACAAGCTCAAACGCCTGATGAAGGCACGCAGCTACCTAGTGGAGTTCTAG